One genomic segment of Helianthus annuus cultivar XRQ/B chromosome 14, HanXRQr2.0-SUNRISE, whole genome shotgun sequence includes these proteins:
- the LOC118486320 gene encoding uncharacterized protein LOC118486320: MEPQNITMLNNLNPLSNNYTLKLKIISLWRKMMHGRPTETYRVDMICMDEEGHQIQASCMHRIFPRLKDHFFKLDECLLITRPSLAPNNTTYNYTKNNQKLTFRFFTQIKKKSRLERA, translated from the exons ATGGAACCTCAAAACATAACCATGTTGAACAATCTCAATCCTTTGTCAAACAACTACACGCTCAAGTTGAAGATCATTTCCCTTTGGAGGAAAATGATGCACGGCCGTCCGACTGAAACTTATCGTGTCGACATGATATGTATGGATGAAGAG GGTCACCAGATTCAGGCTAGCTGTATGCATAGGATTTTTCCAAGGCTTAAGGACCACTTCTTCAAGCTGGATGAATGTCTTCTGATAACCAGACCATCACTTGCACCCAACAATACAACCTACAACTACACCAAAAATAATCAGAAGTTAACTTTCAGATTTTTCACCCAGATTAAAAAAAAGTCAAGATTGGAACGGGCCTAA
- the LOC110908443 gene encoding uncharacterized protein LOC110908443 isoform X2 gives MLMVIALQTTKIYSFFFFLQEKIESVTDVLKGILSPVVNEEEEICWPPRDPNALSLMEKEVSQREQEGQLDEGFLAEVSAQLRQAKEDKDKPGLEAMLQKVLQLYASRVLSKPSYAMKGDEVLKAEQCLEEIIKSAGKNRVSYRRSQENIKSYCQ, from the exons ATGTTAATGGTCATAGCACTTCAAACAACAAAAATTTACAGCT TTTTCTTCTTTTTGCAGGAAAAAATAGAGTCAGTTACCGACGTTCTCAAGGGAATATTAAGTCCTGTTGTCAATGAAGAAGAAGAGATTTGTTGGCCTCCTCGGGATCCAAACGCCCTCAGCCTCATGGAAAAA GAAGTAAGCCAAAGGGAGCAAGAAGGCCAATTGGACGAGGGATTCCTAGCAGAAGTCAGTGCACAACTACGGCAG GCTAAGGAAGATAAAGACAAACCAGGTCTTGAGGCAATGCTGCAAAAAGTTTTGCAACTGTATGCATCAAGAGTCCTCTCAAAACCTAGTTATGCCATGAAAG GGGATGAAGTTTTAAAAGCCGAACAATGTCTTGAAGAAATTATCAAAAGTGCAGGAAAAAATAGAGTCAGCTACCGACGTTCTCAAGAGAATATTAAGTCCTATTGTCAATGA
- the LOC110908443 gene encoding uncharacterized protein LOC110908443 isoform X1, translated as MLMVIALQTTKIYSSAVFFFLQEKIESVTDVLKGILSPVVNEEEEICWPPRDPNALSLMEKEVSQREQEGQLDEGFLAEVSAQLRQAKEDKDKPGLEAMLQKVLQLYASRVLSKPSYAMKGDEVLKAEQCLEEIIKSAGKNRVSYRRSQENIKSYCQ; from the exons ATGTTAATGGTCATAGCACTTCAAACAACAAAAATTTACAGCT CTGCAG TTTTCTTCTTTTTGCAGGAAAAAATAGAGTCAGTTACCGACGTTCTCAAGGGAATATTAAGTCCTGTTGTCAATGAAGAAGAAGAGATTTGTTGGCCTCCTCGGGATCCAAACGCCCTCAGCCTCATGGAAAAA GAAGTAAGCCAAAGGGAGCAAGAAGGCCAATTGGACGAGGGATTCCTAGCAGAAGTCAGTGCACAACTACGGCAG GCTAAGGAAGATAAAGACAAACCAGGTCTTGAGGCAATGCTGCAAAAAGTTTTGCAACTGTATGCATCAAGAGTCCTCTCAAAACCTAGTTATGCCATGAAAG GGGATGAAGTTTTAAAAGCCGAACAATGTCTTGAAGAAATTATCAAAAGTGCAGGAAAAAATAGAGTCAGCTACCGACGTTCTCAAGAGAATATTAAGTCCTATTGTCAATGA